ggccatcttccagtgctttcccaggccacagcagagagcaggatcggaagtggagcagctgggactcgaaccggcgcccatgtgggatgctggcactgtaggcggtggctcagcccagtacgccacagcaccggccccacgtTCTCATACTTTGGCCGTCAGGGGCCGTCACTTACTTAGTGAGGGCTTTGTTTTGAGTTTCTTCTCCTCCAGAACGCCCAGTCACCACAGGGGGCGCGGAACCGCGCCGGGCCGGCTTTGGGGGTGCAGCAGGGCAGCGAGCAGCTGGGTGAGCCCGCGGCTgccggccccaggccctggagtgctGACGGGCTgcccctgccaggccctgggggagcCCCTGTACCGCGTGAGCACGGGCAACTACGAGTACCGGCTGATCCTGCGCTGCCGCCAGGAGGCCCGCGCCCGCTTCTCACAGATGCGCAAGGACGTGTTGGAGAAGATGGAGCTGCTGGACCAGAAGCACGGTGAGGCCGCCGCGCTGGGCCCCGCGGGGGAGCGGGTGGGCACTCCCCTCCCGCCGGGCGGCCCTGCCACTGTGCCCCTGCCGGCCCCGCCCCAGTCCAGGACATCGTGTTCCAGCTGCAGCGCCTCGTGTCCACCATGTCCAAGTACTACAACGACTGCTACGCCGTGCTACGGGACGCCGACGTCTTCCCCATCGAGGTGGACCTGGCGCACACCACGCTGGCCTACGGCCCCGGCCAGGGCGAGTTCACCgacggggaggaggaggaggaggacgaggatgAGGACACGGCGGCCGGGGAGCCAGCCGGGGACACGCGCGGGGCTGCCGCGCCTGTGGACAagggaggaagctggagggaCTCCTGAGTccccaggggcaggtgcacggAGCAGGGTGGGGCCGCTGGGCGACCGGGCGGCGCATAAAGGCCTGCTGGCTCGGGGCGCCCgcctccctgctcctctgtccATGGTGGCCCGGACCCCTCCTGGGAAAGGCCCTGGGGCCCCAGccttccctcccccagccagAGGGGGCGCCCATCTCTGGAGCAGCCttaggagggtgctggaggcGGCAGACAGCCCGGGGCCTGGTCCTGCGGGTGCCTTGGCGGCCCCCCGTAGCCTGCCGGGAGTGGGGCCGAGGCGGGCAGCCGGCGGGGCCGGCGTCTCCTGGGCCACACGCGCACCGGGCGGCCGCTGCTGTGAGGGCCAGGCGCTGGGCTGTGCTGAATAAACCGGCCTGGATGGCGCCAGGCTCTTGGCAGTGGCCTCAGCCTTCCTCTGACGCCCGGCTTGGGGCAGGCAGGAGCCCGTGTGCGCCGCCGTCCCGGGACAGCGGGGGACGCCGGGTCCCGAGAAGCCGCTGTTTAAGGCCGTGTCTGTGGGGGCAGAGGGCCCTGGACTTGCATCTGCGGGGCCCGAGGCTGGCAGGGTCACCTGCCCGCAAAGCTGCCAGCTCTGTGGGGCTCTCCCGGGCCTGGGGGCTTCTggacggggcagggggcaggacagcaggcagggcaacctggggcccagggcagggatcTGGGCCGCTGCAGGCGCCTGTTGGTCTGGGCCTGGGGAGGCACGGGGCTGTCCACTAGTGAGACGGGGTCCGTGGGTAAGCACCCTCACGTGTCCTTGTCAGGACAGTGGATGAGGTCACcttgggaggaggggtgggcacAGGCCCAAATGGAGAAGCAGGACTGTGCCCACGGCCCTGGGCGGAAACAAGACCCTCGGCTGGAGGGGGAGGCTGTCCACACCTCcctcctgcagggggcagcctggAGCTCACAGCCCCGGGGACCTGGGCTGGCGCCAGACTCCTGTGCCCACCGCACTAGGTTGTGGGGCCTTGGCAGGACCTGGTGCAGAGCGAGCGACGACAGCGGAGCAGTGGGCCAGGCACCGCAGGGCTCCCTGTCCTGGGCCAAGGGGACCAGGGGGAGGGCCCTCTGCTCTGGGCGGCTGGGTCCACATGGGGCCTGGCTACCACACTCAGGTCCcagcagaggcacagaaaggGGCACGCAGTTCACGAGCAGAGTGAGGACAGGAGGAGGTGGGCCCAGGACCTCCCAGCTCCACCCGGGTCAAACCGCACGCAGCCCAAGGTCAGGGCGCCAGAGCAGTCGCGGGCCCCGGCCCGGCACACCTGCGGCTGCccgcccctggggagggggcgcgcgCACCGTGTGGAAGGCGGCAAGGCAGGCGACCACCACGTCTCCCCTCGCAGGCCTCGGCCACGGTTCAGCCCTGACCCCGACCAGGGGGCCTGTGTGCAGCCCGCAGCTACAGGGGCTGCCACCGCCGCTCACCCCGGGAAGACTGAGGGGCGGGCAGGTGAGGCCCACCACCCCTTGTGCACACGCAGAAACCGGCCCGGCCCCTTCATCTCTGATCCCTTGGgcgccctcctccccctccccctcccccagcgcagGGCGGAGGCGCAGGACTAGGACTTGTGGCTCTCTGGGGCGCTTTTATCAGCAAATCCGGGAGGAGTTCCCCCGACACGCAGGGGCCAGGGAGCCCGGCCCGGTGTGGGCGGGGCCCAGttctcaggccccgcccccgcctacACAGTCTCGGCCTCCAgccccggctctgcctcctccgCCTCGGGCTCCGTGGACCCAGCGCTGGGGCTCGGCGCCGCCAGGGCCTCGAGGCTGCGGGTCTTCTCGGGGGCGGTGGGCAGGGGCTCCGAGTCCGCCTCCGCCTCGGCCTCGGCTTCGGCTTCCTCCGTGTCGCTGGCTCCGCCCTCGGAGCCCGGGCCCGCGGCGGCGTCCTgcgagccgcggcggcggcgctgGAGGCAGCACCTGGTGGCCACGGCCATGAAGATGCCCGCCAGGGCCACCTCGGAGCCGGCCAGGTAGAAGATGATCTCGTAGTTCTTGAGCGCGTCCACCAGGCGGCCTGCGGGCGGGACGGGCGGTCAGGGCCCTCACAGGGCAAGTCCCGCGTGGGCGCCACTACCTGGGCTCTCAAAGTGCCACATCTCCTGGGGCCGCATCGTGACGGTGGGCGACCTGCCACCTgcgataccggcatcccatatgagcaccgggttcccactccccactaatggcctcgggaagcagcggagggtggtccaagtgcttgtgggagacccacagggaggagcttccgcctggcccagccctgccccggccatgggggacatctggggagtgaaccagcggatggacgatctctcctctgtcactgcctttcaaagaattttttggtCACatccccagtcggggcgctggtgAGGCGGCTGTGTCTGGCTCTGGGCAGCCTCCACCCTGGCCTgcttccagcccccagccccgtggGCCGTGTCAGGGGCAGTAAGATGCCTCCCCTCCTGGGGAACCCCAGCTCTTGCTGTCCCCAGGTGCCGGCCCCCCACACTCCTCAGTCTCCAGGGGCggggctcagccctggggccctgctgtCCCTGCGAGGCAGGGCTCGTGGCCAGGAAGCTGCCTTCTCCGGTCCCCAAGCTGTGTCACCCACACGGCCCTGGCACACGCAGGACAATCTCACTGCAGTATTTCCCCCTGAAGTGCAGCTCCGGTGTGGGCGCCACCTTCTCTGGGACGTGCTTGTGGCTGTGGCCTCGGGCAAGTCCCCCAGgggctccctgccccagcccctctgctcagTACTCCTCGGCCCCTCCCAGCCAGCTGCTCTTGTCCCtggccccccaacccccaccctctGCCCACTGGATCTGCTTCAGGCTCACACAAGAAGCACGTGGGTCCCTGAGCCCCTGGGTGGGCTGGTTTGTGGCTCTGGGGGTGGGTTTCGGGGTGCTGAGTCCACCTCAGGtgcagcctgggccctggcagAGGTGGCCTCGCGGTCACTGCCCCCCCCGGCACCCTGCCCATCTTGGTTCCTGCCTCATTCGCATGGGGCCACCGTCCCCCAAGCCATGCCCGCAGCCACTGCTGCCTGGAGACTCCCTGAGGCAGAGGGAGCGAGCACACGGGGCCCAGCGGGCATCTGCAGCGGATGCtcggcctcccctcctccccctgccccaccgaGCACCTGccggtccactggttcactccccaaatgtccccactggccagggcagggctgggccggcggAAGCTCCCCACTGAGCACCTGCCAAGGCCGGTTCTTCAGCCACTGTCCCCATCCTGGTCACCAGGCGCACAGTCCTGCCCACTCCGCACGCTTGGTGTGGGCACTGCGCCCCCTGCTAAGCCACACTGCCTCAGCTTTCCCACCGACAGCTTCCCCAGGcccgcgccagccgcagcgcaccggttTCTTCGGTTTCTTCTGGCACCTGCCCCGGCTTTCCCGGGCCCACTTAGAGGGGGCGGCTCCAGCCTTGGGGTGGGGCTGATTGGGCCCGAACgggagccccccacccaccccaggtgGGATCTGCAGATGGgggcccttcccctcctccctggaaGTGCCCCGCCAGCCCGTTCCCCCGCGCGGGCGCACCGGCAGAGGGCGGTCCGATGAGCACGGCCACGGCCTCCACGAGCAGCACCAGGCCCAGCGCGCTGGGGAAGCGGGGCGCGCCCACCGTCGCCATGAGCACCTCGAACTGCAGCGCGCCCACCATGCCGTAGGAGAGGCCGAAGGCCACGCAGAAGGCGACGAGGGTGCCGTAGGAGCGCGCCCGCGCGCTGCTCAGATCCGTGAGCCCGTtggccagcagggccaggctgaagaggtAGGGGACGCGCGGGCGCAGGCGTGGCAGCCCCGCCAGCGCGCCGCACGCCGGCCGCGCCACGATGTCCACGAAGCCCACGATGGACAGCAGGAAGGCGGCCTCGGCGTCAGGCACACCCGCGTCCTTGGCGTAGTTCACCAGCAGGATGGCGGGCACGAAGAGGCCGAGCGCCATCAGGAACTTGGTGACCACGTACACCACGAAGGCGCGGTCCGCGCACACGGCCACGTCCAGCAGGCGCCGGCGCGGGCGCGCCTCGGCCCCCGCCTCCCCGGGGCCGTCACGCGCGCGGTCCTCGGCGCGGGCCCCGGGCGGGCCGGGCCCGGGCGGCGGCCGCATGACGGCGCCGCAGGCGCAGCAGTGCAGCAGGAGGCCGCCGAGCAGCAGGAAGCCGCCGCGCCAGCCGAAGCGCTCGAGCAGCAGCTGGCCGAGCGGCGACAGCGCCGACAGGAACACGGGGCTGCCCGCCGCCGCCAGCCCGTTGGCCAGCGGCCGCCGCCGCTCGAAGTACAGCCCCAGCATGATGAGCGACGGCTGGAAGTtgagggccaggcccaggcctgcgGGGCGAGGCGTCGCCGTGcgtgcgtgcgcgcgcgcgcgtgcggGGCTCCCCGGGacgcccctcccccagtcccACGGCGCGGGCGGGCCCCGGGGAGCCGGGCCGGGGGTCTCCCCGGGCAGCCCggccgcccgccccctcccccgcggccCTCACCTGTGAGCACGCCCGCCGACAGGTACAGCTCCAGGAGGCGCGTGGAGAAGGAAGCCAGGACCATGCCCGCCGAGGCCAGCAGCCCGCCCACCAGCATCACCGGGCGGCAGCCGAAGCGGGTCACGAGGATGCTGGACACAGGGcctgagggcagggcagggtcacGGCCAGCCCTGGGAGCCGGCCTCCGGGGGTAAGGTCACCTTCGGCTCAGGGGCCCCTAGAGGGCAGCGCCTGGCCGAGGTCGGACAGCTCCGCTGGGCCCGGCCAAGTGGACAACAGGGCGACCCACCCGTCCCCAGAGCCCggagctggaagcagagggggcgccgcctccctccccccaaGACGGCAGGACCCCAGCCCATCCCGGCACACACAGGGGACCAGGGCCGCGGGGTGCCCGCCCCAGGCGCCGGGAGGGGCGCTGACCCGTGCCGTAGAGCATGGCCAGCATGATGGAGGACACCCAGGCCGTGTCGCTGTAGCCGGCGCCGAAGTCGCGCATGAGCGCGCGGAAGAAGACGCTCACGGCCTTGGGGAAGCCGTAGGCGAAGCCCGTGACCACGAAGCAGGCGCCCAgcaccacccagccccagccgccgTCCGGGGGGCCCGCGCCCCGCCGGGGGCCGCCGGCGccca
The window above is part of the Oryctolagus cuniculus chromosome 11, mOryCun1.1, whole genome shotgun sequence genome. Proteins encoded here:
- the SLC16A8 gene encoding monocarboxylate transporter 3, with the translated sequence MGAGGPRRGAGPPDGGWGWVVLGACFVVTGFAYGFPKAVSVFFRALMRDFGAGYSDTAWVSSIMLAMLYGTGPVSSILVTRFGCRPVMLVGGLLASAGMVLASFSTRLLELYLSAGVLTGLGLALNFQPSLIMLGLYFERRRPLANGLAAAGSPVFLSALSPLGQLLLERFGWRGGFLLLGGLLLHCCACGAVMRPPPGPGPPGARAEDRARDGPGEAGAEARPRRRLLDVAVCADRAFVVYVVTKFLMALGLFVPAILLVNYAKDAGVPDAEAAFLLSIVGFVDIVARPACGALAGLPRLRPRVPYLFSLALLANGLTDLSSARARSYGTLVAFCVAFGLSYGMVGALQFEVLMATVGAPRFPSALGLVLLVEAVAVLIGPPSAGRLVDALKNYEIIFYLAGSEVALAGIFMAVATRCCLQRRRRGSQDAAAGPGSEGGASDTEEAEAEAEAEADSEPLPTAPEKTRSLEALAAPSPSAGSTEPEAEEAEPGLEAETV